The Niallia circulans nucleotide sequence ATCAAATAAACCAGTATCCATCATGATACCAAAGTAAAGAATGGCAAATAGTAGAAGCACTGCCGTTGGAGCGGTAAGCTCTACCCCTTGAACCATCATATCCCCTAATTCTGACCCAAATCCCCCAAGTAAGGCAAAAATCACAGGAACAAATATGATAGCTGTAAAGGCAATTAAGCGCTTAGACATGACTAAGTACGTAAACACCGCAATAGTTAGAAACCCTAGAATTGATAACAAATTTATACCCCCAAACACACTGAATGCGTTTTCATTTATTTGACAGCTAACTCACCAATTCTTGCGATAATTGCCTCTGCAAACTCAGACGTTGAGGCTGTGCCTCCTAAGTCTCCAGTCATTGTCCCGTCTTTAAGGCAGCTATTTATTCCTTGTTCCACAAGCTCGCCAACCTGGTGTAATTTTGCGTCATGATGTCTTTCACTTAACCAATCCATCAGCATAACTGTCGACAGCATGATTCCAATTGGATTGGCAATATTCTTCCCAGCAATATCTGGAGCTGATCCGTGAGCAGCTTGAGCCATTGCCTGATTTTCATTCGTATTGATAGAAGGAGCTAATCCAAGGCTTCCAACTAATTCACCAGCTAAGTCTGATAAAATATCTCCAAACATATTCTCTGTTACTATAATATCAAAATCTTTTGCTCTGCGGACTAAGTGTGCTGTCATTGCATCGATATGATAGTCATCAACGGTAACCTCTGGATATTGAATTGCTACTTCTTTACATGTATTTAGGAAAAGACCTGTTCCTAATTTGATAACATTTGCTTTATGAACAATTGTTACTTTTTTTCTGCGCTGCATGGCCATTTTAAAGGCAGCATGTGCAATTCTTTCAGCGGCTTTCTTCGTAAAAACGCCTGCAGATACGACAACTTCTGGTGTTATTTGCCATTCTCCTCCGCCAATATGCATGTTTCTATCTGTATAGAAGCCTTCTGTATTTTCGCGATAAATAATCAAATCTGCTTCACCGACAACGCTTTTCGCCCCAGGCATTGTTTTTGCTGGTCTGATATTTGCGTATAAATCTAAAGTATGGCGCAGCTCACCGCTTGGGTTTCTTTTTGCTTTATGTTCTGGCGGATATGCTGCAGAATCGTGCGGCCCTAGTATCCAGCCATCACAGTCATTTAACATTTCCTTCGTATAGGTAGGTGTTGGATCATTATACTTTTCAATCCCCTCCCAGCCCATCGGAAGCTCCATCCAATCAAACTTAACATCTAATTCCTGTGCAGCTGCTTTAAACACCTTAACTGTAGCGCTTACAATTTCTGGCCCAATACCGTCACCCTGTAATACTCCTAGCTTATATGCCTTCATCATTCCATCTCCCTATTTGTTTTGTTCTTGTAGACTTTCAATATTGAATTTCTACTATCACTGTAATATAAAGCTAACGATAAATGAAATATCGCTTTTTTATGTTTATCCATAACTATTTTTTATTTTTGTTTTTTAAATATGAACATTTAACCATCACTTTTTTTTATAGATAACGATTACTTTTATTGATTTCTATCCTAATGTGTAAGTTTTGTATAATAATAGAAAACCATTATAAGGAGAGGTCTACATGGAAAAAATAATAGAGCAATTTAAAGGGATTCCTACTACATCCATTTCCGATACAATGAATGGATTAAATAACCTTGATCCTACTATAAAGCCTATTAAAGAGGGATATTCATTTGCTGGGAGAGCATTGACTGTTAAGCTTCCCGTTGGTGATAATTTAGCTGTATTAAAGGCCATTAGAGCAGCCAACCCCAATAATGTTATTATTGTTGATGCAAAGGGAGATACATATAGAGCTGCTGCTGGAGACTTTGTGATTGGTATGGCCAAAACGCTTGGGGTTGGTGCATTTGTTGTAGATGGTGCTATTAGAGATATTAATGGCATTAAAGAACTTGACTTCCCTGTTTTCTGTAAAGGAACAACTGTCGCAGCAGGAGGAAAAGCTGGCATGGGAGAGATTAATGTCCCAATTTCTTGTGGAGGCGTTACGGTAAAACCAGGTGATATAATTGTCGGTGATATTGATGGTGTTGTTGTAATTCCACAGGAGCAGGAAGAAGAAATATTGACAAAATCACTTGATAGAGTGGATAAGGATAAGTTAAGAGAAGAAAAAGTTTCAGGAAATAAAGAAGAAATTATTAAATACCTTGATCAAATGATCAACTCTGTTAAATAACTAGTTAGGAAAGGAAGACCACAGCTCTTCCTTTTTATTATGGGGAGATATAGATGATATTAAAAATTATTATATTTTCGGTTTTTGCGTTTCAATTAATTATTAATATTACTCGGCCAATTATCACGCTATATGCTTCTAACTTAGGCTCAAATACATTTGAAATAGGCATTTTAACAGCTGCATTTGCTTTTTTCCCACTGCTATTTGCCTTACAGGCAGGCAGAATAGCGGATAAGTATGGTGATCGCTATCCAGTTATTTTTGGGATGATTGGATTAGCTGTTGGAATGTTTTTCCCATACTTCTTCACCACGATCTGGGCACTTTATATTAGTCAGTTTATTGTTGGGATATCCAATATCTTTATCGCTGTTTCCCTGCAAAATGTCATTGGAAATATTGCTACGGAATCGAATCGTGATCAGTATTTCAGTATGTTTGGCATGGCAGTTGCAGCAGCCTCGTTAATAGGACCAATACTAGGAGGCTATATTTCCGAACATTATAACTATAATAGTGTGTTTCTCGTTTCCCTCCTATTAGCTATTTTCCCAATTTTCATAAGCTTTAAAGTTCCTGCCATTAAAAAGAACGTGAGTGAAAAGAAAAGCATCATCGAGTCAATCGGCCTATTAAAAATCCCTTTACTGAAGAAGGCTTTATTTTCAAGCGCTTTAGTCTTATACTCCAGGGATATTTTCGTTGCCTACTTTCCAATTCTTGCAAAGGAAGCACATTTATCTAATTCCCAAATAGGGCTCGTTATTTCCTTACAAGGATTAGCGATGATTATTATTCGGTTTGTTTTACCAAGGCTTCTTATACTAATGAGCAGGGACTTCATTTTATTTATTTCCGTAATCTTGGCAGGAGCCGCTTTTCTGCTTATTCCATTTACAGGAAGTCTGATTTTTTACTGTATATTTAGCTGCTTAATGGGGTTTGGGCTTGGCTGTGGCCAGCCATTATCCCTAACCACTACTTATAACGCTTCCCCGTTAAATAGAACTGGCGAAGTGCTTGGTTTACGACTATCTACAAATAGATTATCCCAATTAATAGCACCAATATTCTTTGGCCTTGTAGGATCGTGGATGGGCATTCTATCTGTGTTTCTGTTTAGCGGCTTTTTCTTAATTGGCGGGTCTTGGTTTATAAAAGAAGATAAAACTGGTTCTGTGCAAATAAAAAGATAAGCTGACCACAGCTTATCTTTTTTGTAATTATTTCTTCTCTATCAATGCAATCAGTTCGTCGAGTTTAAAAGACTGGATTGCATTTCGTGTCAATTGAATATCGAAATAATCCTTCACCTGTTTTTCGGCGGCTTGTATGTACAGTGCTACTTTTGAGATTTGCTCATTCGAACTAGTTGTTCGTTCGACCCAGCTTTGATATTCCAGTTGTTTTTTTCTTACATTCGCTTTCACAAGTCCAAAACCAGCTTCGTCTATCCAGCTTTGCCACTCATTTTGTGAATAGCAGCGAACATGGCTTTGATCTCTCAGCTGTTCTAAAGTATTAATAAACTCATCAAGCTGAGGTTCACTTGGTGCAATATTATCAACTAATAACAACCTTCCGTCTGGCTTTAATACGCGGTGTGCTTCTTTTATAAATTCTTTCGCATTAGGAAAATGATGTGCCGCAATTCTGCATGTAACTAGATCAAAGGTATCGTCTAAGAATGGTAAGCTTTCAGCATCTGCGACAATGTAATTAACATTGGAAACAGTTAAGTCTACAAAACGCTTCGCTTCTTGTAGCATTTCTCTTGTAATATCTGTTGCAATTACTTGGTGAACATGTGGAGCTATAAGCTTTGTAACATGTCCGCCGCCTGTTGCAATATCAAGTACAGTCCAACTCTCTTTCGGGTCAGTCCACTCAAGTAACATTTTTAAGTCTTCCCCTGATGAATGGCTTTTACTTTCTACATACTTTTTGGCGTTTGCTCCGAATTGCTGCTGCACTTTAAACTTTATTTCGTTGGAATTATGATTATTCATTTCCCTCACCTCTTTCCTATACTATATAACTAATTGATGATTGTTTAGCATCGAAATTTATTATCGTGAAGAATAAGTTTTTGTTATTACACAAAAAAAAGCTGCCAATATGGCAGCTGCAAATCTCCTATCACGAAGAAACATCCTTATCCTGTGTAAAGAAAAAAATAAAAATAACAATAGGCAAGGCAATCAGAAACAAACTTGTTTTATTTGCACCTTTAATTGTTGGTAAATCAGTTAAAGCCATTTGTGTCACCTCATTAGCACTTTTTTAATTTTTCCAATAACCTATTATCAATAATGTAGTTAGAGCTCACAATTTCATTAAGCTCCCTTTGATTCCTTTTCAAATATGGCAGTACGGGGACTACTTTCTCCCTGCCTAATAGTGGACCGCTTATACTTAGAGAGAATCTTGCATCAGAGGAAATAAAAAGCCCCACAAGGTTTATTTCGTCCTTTATTAGAAGAATGGCCACTAAGATATCAATAACATCTAACGAAAAGTTAAACAAATGATTCTTCCCTTTTCCCTCTAACCTCGAAACTCCTGTAATTGGACCACCAACAGTTACACCAAAATAACCTGGTCCAAAGTATATTCTTGTTAACGTTATTTGTCCCGTTAATAATAGGGCGGCAATAATGAGATCGAGATCTCGCTGTATCTCTCTAATGACAGCACTATCTAACATTGCTTTTTCTTCCAGTTTCATGATATTCAGCACCTGTGAACCGACATATGTTAGTTATATGCCTAGAACAAAAAATGGTTCCTTCAAGGTATTTAACTGTGATTATGTTATAAAGCTTACATAAAAACCAGGCTATTATCCCACACTGATAATAGGGAGGGTTTGCAAATGTTACTTAGTTGGATGCTTGCACTTTTAATTTATACGCAGCAAGAAAATGTACAAGATAACTTAATTATTACAAACAAGGGCGATGAAATGTATGTAGTAAATCGGTCTAACTTTTCAATGCAGTTCCCAGTACTGCCTTTTATAGACACGAAAAAAGTGAAAGACTTTATGAATGAAATAGATGAGCAAGTTAGCAAAAAACCTAAGAATGCTTTTTTAGACGCAAACGGCAATATTACATCAGAACAAATAGGCTATCGCTTAAACAGAAGAATGTTCACAGAAGAAATGCTGTCTTATTTTTTTAATAAAGGCACATCGACCATCGAACTGCCGATAGTCGCTAATTATCCTCGTGTGGACAGTGAGTTACTTGGAAACATTAGAGGAGAAAAAATTGGGGAATATATAACATTTTATAGTCCTTACAATACACAAAGAAAAAACAATATTGACCTTGCAGCAAAAGCAATCAATAATAATGTTCTCTTCCCAGGTGAGGTGTTTTCCTTTAATAAGGTCGTTGGAGAAAGAACAGTTGATAGAGGATATCTGCCGTCAACTGCAATCGTTAACGGGGAATACTCTGAAGAATTCGGCGGCGGAATTTGCCAAGTATCCTCTACGCTTTTTAATGCTGTCGATAGTGCAGGGTTAAATATTGTTAAGCGCTTTACACACAGTAAAGGCGTTTCGTACGTTCCAGTTAACAGGGATGCAACGGTTAGCTGGGATGGGCCAGATTTTATCTTTAAAAATGATTATAATCAACCTATCCTCATCCGTGCCAAAGCAGTTAATAACCATGTTAAAGTAGAGATTTATTCTTCTGATGTTATTACATATACGCCTAAAAAAATTCCATATCTCTAATATATCCAATAGGATTTGTTCAGACGTATAGTGGTTCTCTTTAAGATTCAATTATTTACTTGTTACAATAAGTTCTTTTGTATCAATATCATAAATTTTATAGCTTATTTCCCAAATATGATCTTTTGTGACTGTAACTGCACAATAATACGGTATTTTTCTTCCATAAGCATCTAGTTGGGGAATGTCCTTAAATGAAAATATTTCGTTTGTATCATGCATTACGAAGTCAGCCATTGAAGAACGACCAGCGGAATCCACATCTATTACACACTGTCCTTTAACAACATCGTATTCTTTTAACAGCATGTATTTTAGACTTGGTAAAAACACCATTAAGATTAAAGCGCCTAAAACAACTGCTCCACTAGCTTTTCCTATTTTTGAAATCGGATAGGCCCTTTTCCGATGCATTTGAAGAAAAGCATAAATAGCTAAAATGACTAGGAAGAAACCAACACAAAGTCCAAAATAATATACAAGCAGCATTTTCTCACCTCCTAACATAACAACAAATGAAGACAAGCTACCATAAAGCAGCTTGTTCAGTCTAACCATATAAGGAACTAAACCAAAGTATTATTCACAATCACTCACCAATTCATCAAGAAAAAGTGTTAATTCTTTTGCGATTTCTTCCACTGTTTCATCAAGTAGTTCTCCTGAGATCTTGCTGCCTGGTATCCTTCGTTCTATTGGTACACCAAAAAAACTACAAGTACACTCCCATATATAAATGATATGTATATCTAGAAGTTCTCCTTCGCTTTCAGTGATGCCTACTGTAATAGAGGAATTATAGCCGGGGATAAATGGATCATTTCCTTCGATTACAAATTCCGCTTCAAGAAACAGTCCTTCTTCCATTAATACAGGCTTCTTTTCCCTTACATATTCCTTTAAAAAGCTAGTGAAAACTAATTCTTTATTTTTAATCTGCTTCCGCAATTCATCATTAAATTCCTTTTGAGGATACTTCATCAACCTATCACATCACTTTTATTTAATTGACAAAAAAATTAAATATACTAGTCCACATAATGCTTCTTAAAGTCTGGATGGATGGAAAATTTGCGGCGCAGCTGAATGAGATTTTCCCCGAAGCTTTCCTCTAATAGTTCTCTGTGCTTCGCCATAATTTCCATAAGATATAAATCGTGGATCATCACTTCTGTTATTGGCATAACTAATCCAACATGCATCGTCCATGCTGCACGGCTGTCCTCGCCAAGTGAAACAATTCCTGCAACTACTTCCGAGTCATCGCCACTTATTACAATCCATCTTCCGCCATACTCATCTGTAATGGCATCGCCCATATAATGCAAATATACGTTAGCGAAATCAGAAACAATTTCTCCGTAGGCAATAATTGTTACGTTGACGCCTTTTTCTGCTGCTTGTCTTAGTTCCGCCTCCAGCACTTCGTAGTCCTCTTTCCAAACCTCAAGCAATATTCGTGTGGAAGTTGAGGAGATACAGGCTTTAACTTTATCAAGTATTTCACTTCTGCCCATAATGTTCCAAATATTCTCGCGATCATTTGCAGAGTTCTCAAACTGAGCTAATGATTTTTCGGCAAGCTCAAAGTTCTCTTCTGCTTTTTGTCTGCGGTTTTTAATTAGCTCTTTCGCAGGTACTGGTGTGTATTGTGGCGTATTACCTAGACTAACTAAAATATCGCCTCGGCTTGTTAGGTTGTCCAAAACTTCATATATACGTGAACGTGGGACACCGGAATTTTTTGCAACAGCATACCCTGTTAATGGTGAATCCTGTAAAAGTGTGAGATATGCTTTTGCTTCATACTCCGTAAAATGAAGATTTTTTAATGTTTCGAGAATGTTTTCTTTCATAAAGCCTCCATCTATGTTTGTAACTAATATTTTAACAAAATCTGTTGATTATTTCCAAATCAATCTGCTATACTCATTAAAAAGTAGTTACCTGAGTAGTCACTATCAAAAAAAGGGGGAAATGTAACATGGATAGCTTATTAACATATGTAACAATTGCTGCGATGATGGTTATAATTCCGGGAGCCGATACAATGCTACTTGTGAAAAACACGCTCGGTTACGGTGCAAAGGCAGGACGCTTCACTGTTCTGGGAATGGCAACAGGTTTATGCTTTTGGACACTGATTGCAATTCTTGGTTTAGCTGTTGTTATTGCAAAGTCTGTGATTCTTTTCAGTACCATAAAATATTTAGGGGCTGCTTACTTAATTTACTTAGGAATTAAAAGCTTTTTTACTAAAAGCGTCTTCTCTTTAAAGGAGATTCAAGCACAAGCAAACACACCAATAAAATCATCAAAACGTCATAATAAAGAGGCTTTTATGCAGGCCATGCTGAGCAATGTCCTTAATCCAAAGACTGTTTTAGTATACATAACGATCATGCCGCAATTTATCAATCTGAAGCAAAATGTGAACGAGCAGCTAATCATTTTAGCTCTCATTC carries:
- a CDS encoding isocitrate/isopropylmalate dehydrogenase family protein; this translates as MKAYKLGVLQGDGIGPEIVSATVKVFKAAAQELDVKFDWMELPMGWEGIEKYNDPTPTYTKEMLNDCDGWILGPHDSAAYPPEHKAKRNPSGELRHTLDLYANIRPAKTMPGAKSVVGEADLIIYRENTEGFYTDRNMHIGGGEWQITPEVVVSAGVFTKKAAERIAHAAFKMAMQRRKKVTIVHKANVIKLGTGLFLNTCKEVAIQYPEVTVDDYHIDAMTAHLVRRAKDFDIIVTENMFGDILSDLAGELVGSLGLAPSINTNENQAMAQAAHGSAPDIAGKNIANPIGIMLSTVMLMDWLSERHHDAKLHQVGELVEQGINSCLKDGTMTGDLGGTASTSEFAEAIIARIGELAVK
- a CDS encoding RraA family protein; translated protein: MEKIIEQFKGIPTTSISDTMNGLNNLDPTIKPIKEGYSFAGRALTVKLPVGDNLAVLKAIRAANPNNVIIVDAKGDTYRAAAGDFVIGMAKTLGVGAFVVDGAIRDINGIKELDFPVFCKGTTVAAGGKAGMGEINVPISCGGVTVKPGDIIVGDIDGVVVIPQEQEEEILTKSLDRVDKDKLREEKVSGNKEEIIKYLDQMINSVK
- a CDS encoding MFS transporter; amino-acid sequence: MILKIIIFSVFAFQLIINITRPIITLYASNLGSNTFEIGILTAAFAFFPLLFALQAGRIADKYGDRYPVIFGMIGLAVGMFFPYFFTTIWALYISQFIVGISNIFIAVSLQNVIGNIATESNRDQYFSMFGMAVAAASLIGPILGGYISEHYNYNSVFLVSLLLAIFPIFISFKVPAIKKNVSEKKSIIESIGLLKIPLLKKALFSSALVLYSRDIFVAYFPILAKEAHLSNSQIGLVISLQGLAMIIIRFVLPRLLILMSRDFILFISVILAGAAFLLIPFTGSLIFYCIFSCLMGFGLGCGQPLSLTTTYNASPLNRTGEVLGLRLSTNRLSQLIAPIFFGLVGSWMGILSVFLFSGFFLIGGSWFIKEDKTGSVQIKR
- a CDS encoding class I SAM-dependent methyltransferase, yielding MNNHNSNEIKFKVQQQFGANAKKYVESKSHSSGEDLKMLLEWTDPKESWTVLDIATGGGHVTKLIAPHVHQVIATDITREMLQEAKRFVDLTVSNVNYIVADAESLPFLDDTFDLVTCRIAAHHFPNAKEFIKEAHRVLKPDGRLLLVDNIAPSEPQLDEFINTLEQLRDQSHVRCYSQNEWQSWIDEAGFGLVKANVRKKQLEYQSWVERTTSSNEQISKVALYIQAAEKQVKDYFDIQLTRNAIQSFKLDELIALIEKK
- a CDS encoding VanW family protein: MLLSWMLALLIYTQQENVQDNLIITNKGDEMYVVNRSNFSMQFPVLPFIDTKKVKDFMNEIDEQVSKKPKNAFLDANGNITSEQIGYRLNRRMFTEEMLSYFFNKGTSTIELPIVANYPRVDSELLGNIRGEKIGEYITFYSPYNTQRKNNIDLAAKAINNNVLFPGEVFSFNKVVGERTVDRGYLPSTAIVNGEYSEEFGGGICQVSSTLFNAVDSAGLNIVKRFTHSKGVSYVPVNRDATVSWDGPDFIFKNDYNQPILIRAKAVNNHVKVEIYSSDVITYTPKKIPYL
- a CDS encoding TrmB family transcriptional regulator — protein: MKENILETLKNLHFTEYEAKAYLTLLQDSPLTGYAVAKNSGVPRSRIYEVLDNLTSRGDILVSLGNTPQYTPVPAKELIKNRRQKAEENFELAEKSLAQFENSANDRENIWNIMGRSEILDKVKACISSTSTRILLEVWKEDYEVLEAELRQAAEKGVNVTIIAYGEIVSDFANVYLHYMGDAITDEYGGRWIVISGDDSEVVAGIVSLGEDSRAAWTMHVGLVMPITEVMIHDLYLMEIMAKHRELLEESFGENLIQLRRKFSIHPDFKKHYVD
- a CDS encoding homoserine/threonine efflux transporter, producing MDSLLTYVTIAAMMVIIPGADTMLLVKNTLGYGAKAGRFTVLGMATGLCFWTLIAILGLAVVIAKSVILFSTIKYLGAAYLIYLGIKSFFTKSVFSLKEIQAQANTPIKSSKRHNKEAFMQAMLSNVLNPKTVLVYITIMPQFINLKQNVNEQLIILALILTSLAVVWFLFLVQLIDYAKKWLNNSKFQKVFQKSTGIMLVAFGVKTGI